A single region of the Aptenodytes patagonicus chromosome 7, bAptPat1.pri.cur, whole genome shotgun sequence genome encodes:
- the WDR89 gene encoding WD repeat-containing protein 89 isoform X2 — protein MTAVEKIEEQLASLRIAKRSTLSEEPAYLLDIDVSKPAQSESSRFVAVSCSNKSIRVYNRETLNFLREYSTRPGILNGVRFAHACESVLFSACSDGTVKCWDIRLATQKAVQIFSGYPSNVLISFDINCSDLIVCAGTEKVETDTFLVFWDARGVTDCASATKEPLGVYSESHNDDITKVCFHPIEPNLVVSGSTDGLVNVFDINRDNEDDALIATCNSDSSVSFIGWSGKDYKRVYCMTHDEGFCWWDIAQLDTEEPITLLHVLDVRDAVCVENDSLHYLVGGSYHEKADKLFLLGGTSTGNIHLVSCGTDGLSLVGTLRGGHSATVRSFCWNLTDESLLTGGEDAQLLLWKPGAVERSLAKKASMKIASSVQKRVRVHNSSLKSRKK, from the coding sequence ATGACTGCAGTGGAGAAGATTGAGGAGCAGCTTGCTAGTCTGCGCATAGCAAAACGTTCTACGCTAAGCGAGGAGCCTGCTTACTTACTGGATATAGATGTTTCCAAACCTGCTCAATCTGAAAGCAGTCGCTTTGTGGCAGTTTCGTGTTCCAATAAGTCAATTAGGGTATATAACAGGGAAACATTAAACTTCCTGCGGGAGTACAGTACCCGTCCTGGGATACTTAATGGAGTCAGATTTGCACACGCGTGTGAGAGCGTCCTGTTTTCAGCATGCAGTGATGGTACAGTAAAGTGTTGGGATATTCGTTTAGCAACTCAGAAAGCTGTGCAGATATTTAGTGGCTATCCTTCCAACGTTCTCATCAGTTTTGATATCAACTGCAGTGATCTCATTGTatgtgctggaacagaaaaagttGAAACGGACACGTTTCTGGTGTTTTGGGATGCAAGAGGCGTTACAGACTGTGCCAGCGCAACTAAAGAACCCTTGGGAGTCTATTCTGAAAGTCACAATGACGATATCACTAAAGTTTGTTTCCATCCCATCGAACCCAATTTGGTAGTTTCTGGGTCAACCGATGGGTTGGTTAACGTGTTTGACATTAACAGGGATAACGAAGATGATGCTTTGATAGCAACTTGCAATTCAGACTCATCAGTAAGCTTTATTGGCTGGTCTGGGAAAGATTATAAACGGGTCTACTGCATGACACACGATGAGGGATTTTGTTGGTGGGACATTGCTCAGTTAGATACCGAAGAACCAATAACGCTGTTGCACGTGCTGGATGTCAGAGACGCAGTCTGCGTTGAAAACGACAGCTTACATTACCTGGTAGGTGGCTCGTACCACGAAAAGGCGGACAAACTCTTTCTTCTTGGGGGAACGTCCACAGGAAACATTCACCTAGTCAGCTGCGGCACCGATGGACTGAGCCTGGTGGGTACCCTTCGCGGAGGACACTCTGCCACTGTGCGCTCCTTCTGCTGGAACCTGACCGATGAGTCTCTGCTGACGGGTGGAGAGGATGCTCAGCTGTTGCTATGGAAACCCGGAGCTGTGGAAAGGTCCCTCGCAAAGAAAGCCTCTATGAAGATTGCTTCTTCCGTGCAGAAGAGAGTAAGGGTTCACAACAGCTCcctgaaaagcaggaagaagTAA
- the WDR89 gene encoding WD repeat-containing protein 89 isoform X1, whose product MSKNTRLTLFLTTLGTAFEMTAVEKIEEQLASLRIAKRSTLSEEPAYLLDIDVSKPAQSESSRFVAVSCSNKSIRVYNRETLNFLREYSTRPGILNGVRFAHACESVLFSACSDGTVKCWDIRLATQKAVQIFSGYPSNVLISFDINCSDLIVCAGTEKVETDTFLVFWDARGVTDCASATKEPLGVYSESHNDDITKVCFHPIEPNLVVSGSTDGLVNVFDINRDNEDDALIATCNSDSSVSFIGWSGKDYKRVYCMTHDEGFCWWDIAQLDTEEPITLLHVLDVRDAVCVENDSLHYLVGGSYHEKADKLFLLGGTSTGNIHLVSCGTDGLSLVGTLRGGHSATVRSFCWNLTDESLLTGGEDAQLLLWKPGAVERSLAKKASMKIASSVQKRVRVHNSSLKSRKK is encoded by the coding sequence GTTTCTGACAACGTTAGGAACAGCATTTGAGATGACTGCAGTGGAGAAGATTGAGGAGCAGCTTGCTAGTCTGCGCATAGCAAAACGTTCTACGCTAAGCGAGGAGCCTGCTTACTTACTGGATATAGATGTTTCCAAACCTGCTCAATCTGAAAGCAGTCGCTTTGTGGCAGTTTCGTGTTCCAATAAGTCAATTAGGGTATATAACAGGGAAACATTAAACTTCCTGCGGGAGTACAGTACCCGTCCTGGGATACTTAATGGAGTCAGATTTGCACACGCGTGTGAGAGCGTCCTGTTTTCAGCATGCAGTGATGGTACAGTAAAGTGTTGGGATATTCGTTTAGCAACTCAGAAAGCTGTGCAGATATTTAGTGGCTATCCTTCCAACGTTCTCATCAGTTTTGATATCAACTGCAGTGATCTCATTGTatgtgctggaacagaaaaagttGAAACGGACACGTTTCTGGTGTTTTGGGATGCAAGAGGCGTTACAGACTGTGCCAGCGCAACTAAAGAACCCTTGGGAGTCTATTCTGAAAGTCACAATGACGATATCACTAAAGTTTGTTTCCATCCCATCGAACCCAATTTGGTAGTTTCTGGGTCAACCGATGGGTTGGTTAACGTGTTTGACATTAACAGGGATAACGAAGATGATGCTTTGATAGCAACTTGCAATTCAGACTCATCAGTAAGCTTTATTGGCTGGTCTGGGAAAGATTATAAACGGGTCTACTGCATGACACACGATGAGGGATTTTGTTGGTGGGACATTGCTCAGTTAGATACCGAAGAACCAATAACGCTGTTGCACGTGCTGGATGTCAGAGACGCAGTCTGCGTTGAAAACGACAGCTTACATTACCTGGTAGGTGGCTCGTACCACGAAAAGGCGGACAAACTCTTTCTTCTTGGGGGAACGTCCACAGGAAACATTCACCTAGTCAGCTGCGGCACCGATGGACTGAGCCTGGTGGGTACCCTTCGCGGAGGACACTCTGCCACTGTGCGCTCCTTCTGCTGGAACCTGACCGATGAGTCTCTGCTGACGGGTGGAGAGGATGCTCAGCTGTTGCTATGGAAACCCGGAGCTGTGGAAAGGTCCCTCGCAAAGAAAGCCTCTATGAAGATTGCTTCTTCCGTGCAGAAGAGAGTAAGGGTTCACAACAGCTCcctgaaaagcaggaagaagTAA